In Sorghum bicolor cultivar BTx623 chromosome 8, Sorghum_bicolor_NCBIv3, whole genome shotgun sequence, one genomic interval encodes:
- the LOC8071444 gene encoding uncharacterized protein LOC8071444, with translation MASGGAYPVQLLHLPGGGGGGGHWSNLGAAYAAVTFLRPQGQSLVLYAAGPDGQQTRSRIVLVYPILPGDAFERLDGATLSWAEPESGAEFALCFADEAACAAVCGAISASPSSTMVSSPVAAVDGIAERLAGLRVARDEAAPAPGGPDIAARLAQLSIGR, from the coding sequence ATGGCGAGCGGCGGCGCATACCCCGTGCAGCTCCTCCACCTCcccggtggtggcggcggcggcggccactgGAGCAACCTCGGCGCCGCCTACGCCGCCGTCACGTTCCTCCGCCCGCAGGGGCAGTCGCTGGTCCTGTACGCGGCGGGCCCCGACGGCCAGCAGACGCGGAGCCGCATCGTGCTGGTGTACCCGATCCTCCCCGGCGACGCCTTCGAGAGGCTGGACGGCGCGACGCTGTCGTGGGCGGAGCCCGAGTCCGGCGCCGAGTTCGCGCTCTGCTTCGCCGACGAGGCCGCGTGCGCCGCCGTCTGCGGGGCCATCTCCGCCTCCCCGTCGTCGACGATGGTGAGCAGCCCCGTCGCGGCGGTCGATGGCATCGCCGAGAGGCTGGCGGGGCTGCGCGTGGCGAGGGACGAGGCCGCGCCGGCGCCCGGCGGGCCGGACATCGCCGCGCGCCTGGCGCAGCTCAGCATCGGCCGCTAG